The following nucleotide sequence is from Aspergillus luchuensis IFO 4308 DNA, chromosome 1, nearly complete sequence.
ATTTCCACCAgtacacacacactctctctctctcctcgacTTACTTAGGTACTCTCCCACTGACTATTAACAGTAACtatctacgtactactagtccaccaccacttgctatctacttactatgTACTTACTAGCACTGAGCTAGTCCCTTTGATCCACTCTTTTCCCCCATCATCTAACTACCATCTGCCATCTGCCATCTgccatctctcttcttctcctttccccctccactcATCTCCCCTACATTCTTTCCCAAGCGTCGCCATTCCTGCTCACCATCCGCACGGTGGCTTGAGTGCCTCCCGGAGGCGAGAACTATTCCAACTCCATTCTAGCTCAGACTGCTTCCCGCCAACCCTGTGCGACCGGAATTCAATTCCTTCGGGTAAGCCGTCCAATATCCTGGTCTATTATAGCTTCCTCTTACTAACTCATTTGTTCGACATGGTtcccagtcagtcagtccaaCTGCCAACTTCCAATTGCCAGTtccccaccccaaccccctcccgGCCACGTTGTCCCATCGGCCTGCGACAAACAACAATCATCCCCTGGGCGCTTAGTATCATTGGTGTTTGTGTCCTACAACCCTCTCCTCGACCCTCCTTGAACGTCATCCGGTCACGCGCGGCAATTGATTCCGGTATATATTACAGCTAAGTTGCGATGAGATCGAATCATCATTAATTACACTTTACATATCCTTGCCCCCCGCCGCCACGTCCTGCTTTTCCGGTCGATCCTGTGACTCAACCGATCCCCCATCCATCACGCTGCGATCCCTTTCGTCCTCCCGCCAAAAGTCCTTCTTTCCCCGAACAGCGCGGCGCAGCCACGGCGGGAAGAACCCCCCAGGAATCCTCCACGACCAGGGCTCCTTTTCATCCTTATTGGGGGGCACGATGCGTCCCCGAGTCACTTTCTCGATCGCCCAGATGATACCGTTCAGTGTGATGTAGCTCAAAATACCCGCGATTAGCCCGTACGCGATACTGTACGTGAACGGCATGATGGCAATGGTCAGGAAGGCAGGCACCGCGTCGCCCAGGTAGCGCCAGTTGATTTCGGCCGCCGCCTTGACCATCAACGCTCCCACGATCACCAAGGTGCAGCCAGTGGCCCAGGGGGGAATGGAGGCGAAGATGGGGGCGAAAAATACagcaatgaagaagcagatgccCGTCATGCAGGAGGTGAGCCCGGTCTTACCGCCTTCGGAGATGCCGGCACCGCTTTCGACGAATGCTGTGACAGGAGACGTGCCAAAGAGGGATCCGATCGAGACGGAAATGGCGTCCACCATCTGACTAGTTAGTCAAGTTCGGGCAACCCACGGGGAAGTCACTTACGTAGGCCAGAGCACTGCCTTCGAAATCCTGCGTGCGAGGATCGACCGTCCCGGCAAATCGCGCCATGGAATACAGCGTACCAGTGGTGTCGAGGATGTCCACATACTGCATGGGTTAGCTGCCGTTTTAAGCGAGTGACATGATGCAACTAACCAGGAAGGTAATGAAGGCCAGCCCAAACTGCGATCCGTGTCCCGTGATATCCCAGTCCTGTGCAACCAATGTGTGCTTGATCGGATGGAAGGTTACGACTTGTTTGAAGAAGTCAAACATGCTATTACCCAGTTCGGTGTGCGGGAAGTACGTCACAGGGGTCGGTCGCGGCCACGAAATAATGGACACCAGCAGGATTCCGATAATGACGGCGCCTTTCACCCGATACAGCATCAGCAGAGCTGTCAGGACTCCGCCGCAGAATATCCCGATCCACATGGTCGGATTGCGCATCTTTGCATCCGACGGACAGAGGCCGGTCGTCGCATCGCGAAGACTATCCACGCAGCCTGCCAGTTCAATAGGCGAGTCCGTGGCGCCTGTTACCAACCCGATTCCCGCACTGTAGGTAAGCCCAATCAACGTAAGATACAACCCAATGCCTGTTCCGGTTGCCAGCTTGATCGACGCGGGCAGCGCGCGGGCCAACCACTGGCGGATTCCCAGTAGCGTCAATGCCAGAAAGACCCATCCTTCGACAAACACGGCCGTCAGAGCCACTCTGTAGGGAATCATGCCAAAGCCGTGGTGTCCGACCACAGTGTAGGCGAAGTATGCATTGAGCCCCATGCCTGGTGCCAGCGCCACGGGCAAGTTCGAGAAGACACCCATAAAAAAGGTGGAGAGGGCAGCAATGGCGGCGGTCGCCGTGACAATATCGCGCTTGACCTCCTGCACGCACAGCAAATATTCGGTGTTGGTGTCGCATTGGTCGGCATAGCTTTCGGGTGGGCAGACGCAGGTTCCGCCCGTgtcggaggtgatggtggcattCACACTAATGATGTAGGCCATGGCGAAAAACGTCGCTAAGCCGGCGCGCATCTCGGTAAAGAAAAAGCTGCCTTTCCGTTCATTAGGCTGCGCAGGATTAGTTCAGCGTGTCGCGTGCTCAGCAAGCAAACCTACATGACCCGAGTTTTCCAGACGAAACCACCACCCGACAGGGCTACGAGCCACTGCCAGGTTGACGCGGTGTACCCAGTCAAGATAGCgcatggtgctgctgctgctgctgctgctgctgctgctactactactctttcGTAGTATGCAAGATGGGTTGAcagcagggaagaaaaaagggtcCCCGCGGGAACCCCGGGTTTTATCTGTCAGGGACTTGAGTATGACTGGCAGATAAACCGCAACGGAAAAAATTTACATTAGCGAGCGATAAGCAGCAGGCGTCCGTCATAAATTGACTCAAGAAATTCCAATCCTTCGCTAGGATTTCTGAACGCGGACAGCTTGGCAGCTTGGCAGAGCCAGTACCGAGAGTCATTCCGTGGATGGTGCCCttggcagcaccagcacgaGGCAATCACCAGCGAGCACACAGAGGCCCCAGCGGATTCCCACGACTCACAGCGTCCAGTCGCCAAATGCTTGTCAGTCAGAACCAGATGCCTCCCTTGGCACCCTTGGCTTTATTTGTCATCACCACTGACTTATCTACAGCTATCTAAGATTGATATGATGGTGAGTGTCTATCTAACGGACTGTGTTCAGACCCTGACTAGGCCGACTTCTCCTGGAACACCGCTGCCGCTGGGGCAAATTTGCTCCTCCGTCGTAGGGCGGGCCCAAACATGATGAACCCCACGGGGATAGGGATCATAATCGCCGCCAGACACCCCAGCAATGTGCCCGCCCACTGCACCCCCAGGTTGACAAACATCTGTCGCGCAAAGAGAGGGAAGCATGCCCCAACTGCAGACCGCAAGATGGTGTTGGCAGCAAAAACAGACGCGGCGCTGTTCGGTCAGGTGCGTCCAACGAATTGCATCATGATTAAGGCACTTACAATTGCAGATAAGAGTCGATTAGATAGTTGAAACACTGCAAAAAGATGCAGTAGATGCCGAACCCTGTGAACAGCCCGGACGCCGTTGGGGCCATCCAATGGATCGACCGCGTCCATCCGGTCCAGCCATACCTAACCGCATTAGCCAGATATTCGCCCGACAGACAGGCACCTTACCAAAAGAGTCCAATGGTGAAAGAGATGCCGCCGACAATGGCCGGAGGCAAGCGCCACTCGGGGATGGGAATATCGTTATTCGCCCTCAACTTCTTGGTATACGAGCCCTGACTCGACAAGACAAACACTCCTCCCAGAATCTCCCCGATTATCAGCCCAATAAACGGTAAGCTGCCCACCCCAAGATTCATGCCATGAATGTCCTGAAACACCACCGGATATGCCGCCAGCAAGGCATACATGAGACCATAAATGAACGACATGTACAGCGTAACCAGAAACACAATCGGCTCCGTAAGCAGCATCCGAAACGGCCTACTAAAGTTCACCGTAATCAGCTCCCGAAAATCAATTTCCACCTCATCCTGCTTCGCGTGAATCCCCCAGTTCCTCGTCTGCCGCCTCACCGTCGCCGCCTTCGCCATCAACAACGCTGGCGCATACGTCTCCCTATaaaacaacagcagcagtgcCGACCCCAGAAACCCCATAATCGCGGCAATATACAtcgtccacctccaccccagATAACTCATGACAATGAAGCCTCCCGTAAACGGCGACGCAAATGGCCCCACAAACACCGCCATCGCAAACATCGCGATCGCGATTCCCCGCGTCCGATTATTGTAAATATCCGAGAACGCCGCTGGCACAATCGACAACGGACTCGCCGCGAACAAACCCGCAAAGAACCGGGTCAGCATAATCGTCTGCACGTCCTTTGCTGTAGCCGTCGCCACCGTAAAGATACTATACCCAAACACCCCAGCAGTAATGGGCCACCGCCGCCCAGACAGCTCCGACGCAGGCGCCCAGAACGTCGGTCCGGCCGCGAACCCAAGTACATACAGCGTCACGCCGAGCGTCGCGACCTCAGTGCTAATCCCGTAGTGTATACTAATCGCGCCAACGGTCGAAGAAAAAATCGCGCTAGCGAAAGACGCAGTAAACGTCACGTAGGCTAGGATGCCTGAAAGGAGAATcctacatcatcaccaccaatacCCCCATTagcccttcttcctcacacagacatacatacacccaaCCATGCGAATATACATAGAAAAATACATACTTCGTCCCAATCGGCCAATTATGCGGATGCATCGGATCCTCCTCACCCGTAAACTCAACCACATAGCGATCCGGATCCGGTAGTAACGGGGGAAACTCTTTTCCCCCGCCCATAGGTAACCATTCATCCCGGGGTGTCTGCGGCGCCTTTGACCCGACGGTGGATTCGTGCGTAAGACGGAGTGTCTCGATGCGCGAGACTTCGATATTGGTTTGCGGCCGACTTAGGGTTTGGGTGCGGCTTGCGTGGGCGGTTGGGATGGTGGATAGggaggaggcgctggagggggagggggagggggatggagagggcatTCTGAGGTGGTagatgagggaggtggagggctTTGTGCAGAGATGGCATTGTAGCTGGTGGAGGGGTGTATTTATTgttttggtggtgttgagtgATGGTGTCATGGGGAGTGCGATCCATGGTTGGATGGGTAGGGTTCGGTGGGCGGCGGATAGGTTGTTGATAGGGTAGCTGGGTTGCTTGGATGATGTAAATAAAGGAACGTATAGTTGGGGTAGAGAGGGTTTGAGTTTGGGGGTGGACTGATGAGGTGAGATGCTCCGGGGTTCTTTGTCCTTGTTTAGAGGAGATGTGTAGTTGTAGGGGTGTGGTATGTGAGGTTATGTTGGGGTTCCGAGGGAATATGCAGATGTAGTCATGTTTCTGTTCGTACACTATAGCCTCGCTTTGTTTTGGAGAGAAGTGATAAGCTTTCTGCCAGTATTAACTAAGCTATTCTTTAATCGTATAGCCGGGGCATTGTATTTGTGTAGGGAAGAACGCTTGGAGTCGGATTCCGGCATTGATTTTGAGTCCATGTATCCAGGATTGGATTTATAATTGAACCACTGTGTAGTACAGAGATCAACTGCCCCGTGGACAGTCGGATCAATCTGTTACACTACCATGTGAAGCCCCGGATCTGGTTCCCGATGACAGCCTCGGTAGACGCAGATCTACGATCGGCTGCTCGCAACGGCTGCCCTTTCGGTCTGCGATCTACATGTCGTACAAAAAGTAATAACAGTATCACAAACGCATATAAGGACGACTAGATCCTACTCTTTTTTCAAGGCACATCAACAGCCACGCACCATGTCTGCCAAACTGATCCTTCCCGCCCTCAGTCTCTTCACCCTCTATGCCATTTGGTACTACGCCGACGCCAATGGGCTCCTCGAACTAGCAAGACAAAGTATCGAGCGCAAAACACTCCCAGGCAGCGATGCACCTTTACGAACCGTTTACACCGGTCTCCCTCGACTGGACCACCTGCTCACCACCTTGACTACCTTTTTCTGGCCTACCACCGATGGAAGCCACCCCGCCTTGACTCTCCATACGCTAGGGTTCGCAGGGACGTTCGGTTCCGCCTGGATCCTGATAACCCTAGAATCATGGCGACAAGGAAATGCCTGGACACTGGCAGCATAGTAAGTCCACCACCATGTACCCATGTGTATCAAGCTAACCTCACCACCAGTCCCTTGATATTCGGCCTCTCCGCCCAAACCCTAACCTTCGCCTTCGCAGCACCTCTCTACTGCGCCCTGCAACTCACCACATCCATAACCTCCACCACTCCCACAGCAaccaacatccacatccccaagaccatcctcaccaccctccccctgGTTTTCACCGTATCCTACATCATCCCCAGCGCCCTCATGgtcctccccatctcctcaaCCATAACAACCGACCTAAAGCAACTCTTCATCGCCCTCTGGCAACCCTTCCCAGCAtacatctccatcctcctcaccctctcccacaccctcttctccccattcacatccacccccaagCCTACCCAGAAGAaccacaacctctcctccctccgcttCATCTACgcctttgccttcttcaacacTCTGATCCCCCACCTCGTCACCCTCACCGTCTCGCTGTCTACTATCCTCGCACCTGCTATCCTTTCCACTGAATACAGGAACTCCCTACACCCCAGTATTGTCTTCGGGATCCCCACCCCCTGGACATCACCCGTTATACAGGTGGCTAGTGTTGGAGACGGGGTGCATGCGTTCCTGAGGTGGGATTACTTGATTGGGTCGGCGGGGATAGTGGTTTGGGCGTGGAGGTTGTATGGGAATGCAGTGAGGCTGGATAAAGGTGGTGCAATGGGGTGGTGCGAGTGGGTgtcgttggtggtgagggtcgGGTTGTTGGGGGTTGTTGCTGGGCCGGTgggggcggcggtggtgttggtctgggggagggatgagaTGGTTTTTaaaaggggagagaagggggtggaAAAGGCGAGGTAGAGACAGACATATTGAGACATGTGTCGATCTATTTGTTGGTATTTGTTTGAGTACATAGCCATATGCGGTTGTTGTCTTGATATGGTCAGCTTGTGGGTTTGTCGCCATACTAGATCGGTGATAAGGGTAATTCAGGGTTAGGTTCTTGCAAGAGCCATACCAGTAAGACCCTATGCATGCGTGCAAATATAGAATCGGGATCTCATCGTAATAGTTCTAGTATACCAGTTGTATAAAACATGTTGGACCGTGTAGGGGTAGATCATTGGTGAAATGGTCAAAAGAGTCGGATGGCTGCAGAGAACGCCCACAAGCGTTGGATATCTTTCACCTTCCAACCATAGTAATTGGCATGGCTGCTTCCACTGCTGATGAGCTATTCTTTCCCGAGTCTATCATGTCCAATAAATGCGTAAGTAATTGATGGATCAATATCATAATGTACTGCACATGCGCATAAGTGGATTATGGCCGCAATGCTCAATATTATACCCAAAGGAGGATAGTCTGCTTACCCCGCTCCGATAGCAGCTTCCTCCCACCGCCTGCCCTAAACAGATAAcagcttatcgataagcgcAGGTACCGCAGCGGGTAAGCGACGGCCAACACAACAAATCCAAACTAGTTTCCAACTAGTTCcgctgctttgctttgcttctcctcttttcgcTCGCCGACACTTGCCCATTCCTTTGGAGTCTTCACCACCTACCTATCAttaccttctctccctcgtcTTGAGTGAATGTTAGTCGACCCATCTATCCTTGGCTTTCGGGATACGCAGCCACCCACCCATGGTGGTCTCCGCAACTCCCTCGACATCATTCCTTAGCGACAGTGTCCCATtcgaggaaaaagaaaacagacaaTCCTACTCCTTCACCATAAATTCATATTTCAATCGAACAATATGCTTGGTGATGCCGAGATCCACGCTCTAGATAGCAATCTATCAAGCATTGTGCAACAGAACCAGCAACACCATGCCGATGTACAGAACCTCCTGGATAAGTTCCGCCAGCTCTTAGACAGCTACAACAACCTTAAGAGTGActatgaggaggagaaagaggctAGAGAGAAGTACAAGCGGATGGCTAGGGGTCAGGTACGCAGAATGATCCGTCAGTATGTACATTGTCCTGCTCTGACGGTGACTTAGGAGCGGAATCCTTTCGTACTGGTCCtcgttgatggagatggctaTCTCGTAGGTACATCTGGATCCTTAGGAGAGATGATACTGATCAACTCCGCGGTAGTTCAAAGAGCATCTGCTAAAAGCCGGAGCCGATGGTGGCATTACGGCTGCCCGGATCCTTAACGATTCCATCCGCGAACTGCTCCATGATCGACTAGGCCATCAGGCTGACCAGTGCCGTGTGATGGTACGCATTTATGCAAACGTGCTTGGATTGTCAAAGTCATTGGCCCGCTCCGGGATTGTGGGACAGGAAGCCCGCTCTCTGTCGCCTTTTACGGCAAGCTTCACCCGGGCTGAGGATCTTTTTGATTTCGTGGATGCGGGAGATAAGAAAGAGGGGGCGGACTATAAGATTAGGGGTATGAATAGCTCTTTTTTTCTCGGAGGGGCTCGAGCTAACCTCAGTAGAAATGTTCCGCTTATTTGCCGACAACAGCCAGTGCAGACacatcttcttcgctggTTGTCACGACTCCGGGTATTCTAATCTACTGACACCTTATCGTGGCCGGACTGATCGC
It contains:
- a CDS encoding NCS2 family permease (COG:P;~EggNog:ENOG410PKCD;~InterPro:IPR006043;~PFAM:PF00860;~TransMembrane:10 (i99-117o123-139i151-171o191-209i247-280o369-394i406-427o433-450i457-475o481-498i);~antiSMASH:Cluster_1.4;~go_component: GO:0016020 - membrane [Evidence IEA];~go_function: GO:0022857 - transmembrane transporter activity [Evidence IEA];~go_process: GO:0055085 - transmembrane transport [Evidence IEA]); protein product: MRYLDWVHRVNLAVARSPVGWWFRLENSGHPNERKGSFFFTEMRAGLATFFAMAYIISVNATITSDTGGTCVCPPESYADQCDTNTEYLLCVQEVKRDIVTATAAIAALSTFFMGVFSNLPVALAPGMGLNAYFAYTVVGHHGFGMIPYRVALTAVFVEGWVFLALTLLGIRQWLARALPASIKLATGTGIGLYLTLIGLTYSAGIGLVTGATDSPIELAGCVDSLRDATTGLCPSDAKMRNPTMWIGIFCGGVLTALLMLYRVKGAVIIGILLVSIISWPRPTPVTYFPHTELGNSMFDFFKQVVTFHPIKHTLVAQDWDITGHGSQFGLAFITFLYVDILDTTGTLYSMARFAGTVDPRTQDFEGSALAYMVDAISVSIGSLFGTSPVTAFVESGAGISEGGKTGLTSCMTGICFFIAVFFAPIFASIPPWATGCTLVIVGALMVKAAAEINWRYLGDAVPAFLTIAIMPFTYSIAYGLIAGILSYITLNGIIWAIEKVTRGRIVPPNKDEKEPWSWRIPGGFFPPWLRRAVRGKKDFWREDERDRSVMDGGSVESQDRPEKQDVAAGGKDM
- a CDS encoding MFS transporter (COG:G;~EggNog:ENOG410Q1FC;~InterPro:IPR020846,IPR011701,IPR036259;~PFAM:PF07690;~SMCOG1106:major facilitator transporter;~TransMembrane:12 (i146-172o178-198i210-227o233-255i267-294o300-318i374-396o408-430i451-472o478-499i511-535o547-569i);~antiSMASH:Cluster_1.4;~go_function: GO:0022857 - transmembrane transporter activity [Evidence IEA];~go_process: GO:0055085 - transmembrane transport [Evidence IEA]), with product MTPSLNTTKTINTPLHQLQCHLCTKPSTSLIYHLRMPSPSPSPSPSSASSLSTIPTAHASRTQTLSRPQTNIEVSRIETLRLTHESTVGSKAPQTPRDEWLPMGGGKEFPPLLPDPDRYVVEFTGEEDPMHPHNWPIGTKILLSGILAYVTFTASFASAIFSSTVGAISIHYGISTEVATLGVTLYVLGFAAGPTFWAPASELSGRRWPITAGVFGYSIFTVATATAKDVQTIMLTRFFAGLFAASPLSIVPAAFSDIYNNRTRGIAIAMFAMAVFVGPFASPFTGGFIVMSYLGWRWTMYIAAIMGFLGSALLLLFYRETYAPALLMAKAATVRRQTRNWGIHAKQDEVEIDFRELITVNFSRPFRMLLTEPIVFLVTLYMSFIYGLMYALLAAYPVVFQDIHGMNLGVGSLPFIGLIIGEILGGVFVLSSQGSYTKKLRANNDIPIPEWRLPPAIVGGISFTIGLFWYGWTGWTRSIHWMAPTASGLFTGFGIYCIFLQCFNYLIDSYLQFAASVFAANTILRSAVGACFPLFARQMFVNLGVQWAGTLLGCLAAIMIPIPVGFIMFGPALRRRSKFAPAAAVFQEKSA
- a CDS encoding uncharacterized protein (COG:S;~EggNog:ENOG410PRSA;~TransMembrane:8 (i5-22o79-99i111-138o158-180i192-215o235-266i306-323o343-365i);~antiSMASH:Cluster_1.4) gives rise to the protein MSAKLILPALSLFTLYAIWYYADANGLLELARQSIERKTLPGSDAPLRTVYTGLPRLDHLLTTLTTFFWPTTDGSHPALTLHTLGFAGTFGSAWILITLESWRQGNAWTLAAYPLIFGLSAQTLTFAFAAPLYCALQLTTSITSTTPTATNIHIPKTILTTLPLVFTVSYIIPSALMVLPISSTITTDLKQLFIALWQPFPAYISILLTLSHTLFSPFTSTPKPTQKNHNLSSLRFIYAFAFFNTLIPHLVTLTVSLSTILAPAILSTEYRNSLHPSIVFGIPTPWTSPVIQVASVGDGVHAFLRWDYLIGSAGIVVWAWRLYGNAVRLDKGGAMGWCEWVSLVVRVGLLGVVAGPVGAAVVLVWGRDEMVFKRGEKGVEKAR